A stretch of Stegostoma tigrinum isolate sSteTig4 chromosome 23, sSteTig4.hap1, whole genome shotgun sequence DNA encodes these proteins:
- the lfng gene encoding beta-1,3-N-acetylglucosaminyltransferase lunatic fringe isoform X2, translating to MPRLCSRKVFLWLLAAVFTCLLLLLLPDQGQGQAGQRRLELRSRSLQSWESPWPEEEDAEEVTAAAPEPPAHSFRGYFSELSRARGSGRRLASPLEPAATPQPFRDDVSAGDLFIAVKTTKKFHRARLELLLETWISRSREQTYIFTDGEDEELKRKTAGHLVNTNCSAAHSRQALSCKMAVEYDKFIESGKKWFCHVDDDNYVNTQTLVKLLAQYPHTQDIYIGKPSLDRPIEATERISDNKVRPVHFWFATGGAGFCISRGLALKMSPWASGGHFINTAEKIRLPDDCTIGYIIEAILGVKLIRSNLFHSHLENLQQVMRADIPNQFVFQVTLSYGTFENKRNAINLKGDFSIEQDPSRFRSIHCLLYPDTPWCPRNVTY from the exons ATGCCGAGACTCTGCTCCAGGAAGGTGTTTCTCTGGCTGTTAGCTGCAGTTTTCACCTGCCTATTGTTACTGCTCCTGCCGGACCAGGGACAGGGCCAAGCCGGCCAGCGGAGACTGGAGCTCCGGAGCCGCTCTCTGCAGAGCTGGGAGAGCCCCTGGCCGGAGGAAGAGGACGCCGAGGAGGTTACAGCCGCAGCTCCGGAGCCGCCGGCTCACAGCTTTAGGGGgtatttcagtgagctgagccgGGCCAGGGGCTCCGGGAGGAGGCTGGCCTCGCCACTAGAGCCGGCTGCCACTCCGCAACCGTTCCGGGACGATGTCAGTGCGGGAGACCTGTTCATCGCCGTGAAAACTACGAAGAAATTCCACCGGGCACGGCTGGAGCTGCTGCTGGAGACCTGGATCTCCCGGAGCCGGGAACAG ACGTATATTTTCACTGACGGGGAAGACGAGGAATTGAAGAGGAAGACAG CAGGCCACCTGGTGAATACAAACTGCTCAGCTGCTCACAGCCGACAAGCACTTTCCTGCAAGATGGCAGTCGAATATGACAAGTTTATCGAATCAGGGAAGAA ATGGTTCTGCCATGTTGATGATGATAACTATGTGAACACCCAAACCCTGGTGAAGCTCCTTGCACAATACCCCCACACACAGGATAtttacattgggaaaccaagcctGGATCGTCCCATTGAGGCTACGGAGAGGATTAGTGATAATAAAGTG CGTCCAGTGCATTTCTGGTTTGCCACTGGTGGAGCTGGATTCTGTATCAGCCGAGGGCTGGCACTCAAGATGAGTCCGTGGGCAAG TGGAGGTCACTTCATTAACACTGCAGAGAAAATCCGTCTTCCTGATGACTGCACCATAGGGTATATTATTGAGGCCATTCTGGGAGTGAAACTGATTCGGAGTAACCTGTTCCACTCTCATTTGGAGAACCTGCAACAAGTAATGAGAGCTGACATTCCAAACCAG TTTGTATTTCAGGTTACATTGAGCTATGGCACATTTGAGAATAAAAGGAATGCCATTAATCTGAAAGGGGACTTTTCCATTGAGCAGGATCCTTCTCG GTTTCGCTCAATTCATTGCCTCCTGTATCCTGATACCCCATGGTGTCCTCGCAATGTTACTTATTAA
- the lfng gene encoding beta-1,3-N-acetylglucosaminyltransferase lunatic fringe isoform X3, with protein sequence MPRLCSRKVFLWLLAAVFTCLLLLLLPDQGQGQAGQRRLELRSRSLQSWESPWPEEEDAEEVTAAAPEPPAHSFRGYFSELSRARGSGRRLASPLEPAATPQPFRDDVSAGDLFIAVKTTKKFHRARLELLLETWISRSREQTYIFTDGEDEELKRKTAAGHLVNTNCSAAHSRQALSCKMAVEYDKFIESGKKWFCHVDDDNYVNTQTLVKLLAQYPHTQDIYIGKPSLDRPIEATERISDNKVRPVHFWFATGGAGFCISRGLALKMSPWASGGHFINTAEKIRLPDDCTIGYIIEAILGVKLIRSNLFHSHLENLQQVMRADIPNQVTLSYGTFENKRNAINLKGDFSIEQDPSRFRSIHCLLYPDTPWCPRNVTY encoded by the exons ATGCCGAGACTCTGCTCCAGGAAGGTGTTTCTCTGGCTGTTAGCTGCAGTTTTCACCTGCCTATTGTTACTGCTCCTGCCGGACCAGGGACAGGGCCAAGCCGGCCAGCGGAGACTGGAGCTCCGGAGCCGCTCTCTGCAGAGCTGGGAGAGCCCCTGGCCGGAGGAAGAGGACGCCGAGGAGGTTACAGCCGCAGCTCCGGAGCCGCCGGCTCACAGCTTTAGGGGgtatttcagtgagctgagccgGGCCAGGGGCTCCGGGAGGAGGCTGGCCTCGCCACTAGAGCCGGCTGCCACTCCGCAACCGTTCCGGGACGATGTCAGTGCGGGAGACCTGTTCATCGCCGTGAAAACTACGAAGAAATTCCACCGGGCACGGCTGGAGCTGCTGCTGGAGACCTGGATCTCCCGGAGCCGGGAACAG ACGTATATTTTCACTGACGGGGAAGACGAGGAATTGAAGAGGAAGACAG CAGCAGGCCACCTGGTGAATACAAACTGCTCAGCTGCTCACAGCCGACAAGCACTTTCCTGCAAGATGGCAGTCGAATATGACAAGTTTATCGAATCAGGGAAGAA ATGGTTCTGCCATGTTGATGATGATAACTATGTGAACACCCAAACCCTGGTGAAGCTCCTTGCACAATACCCCCACACACAGGATAtttacattgggaaaccaagcctGGATCGTCCCATTGAGGCTACGGAGAGGATTAGTGATAATAAAGTG CGTCCAGTGCATTTCTGGTTTGCCACTGGTGGAGCTGGATTCTGTATCAGCCGAGGGCTGGCACTCAAGATGAGTCCGTGGGCAAG TGGAGGTCACTTCATTAACACTGCAGAGAAAATCCGTCTTCCTGATGACTGCACCATAGGGTATATTATTGAGGCCATTCTGGGAGTGAAACTGATTCGGAGTAACCTGTTCCACTCTCATTTGGAGAACCTGCAACAAGTAATGAGAGCTGACATTCCAAACCAG GTTACATTGAGCTATGGCACATTTGAGAATAAAAGGAATGCCATTAATCTGAAAGGGGACTTTTCCATTGAGCAGGATCCTTCTCG GTTTCGCTCAATTCATTGCCTCCTGTATCCTGATACCCCATGGTGTCCTCGCAATGTTACTTATTAA
- the lfng gene encoding beta-1,3-N-acetylglucosaminyltransferase lunatic fringe isoform X4 — MPRLCSRKVFLWLLAAVFTCLLLLLLPDQGQGQAGQRRLELRSRSLQSWESPWPEEEDAEEVTAAAPEPPAHSFRGYFSELSRARGSGRRLASPLEPAATPQPFRDDVSAGDLFIAVKTTKKFHRARLELLLETWISRSREQTYIFTDGEDEELKRKTAGHLVNTNCSAAHSRQALSCKMAVEYDKFIESGKKWFCHVDDDNYVNTQTLVKLLAQYPHTQDIYIGKPSLDRPIEATERISDNKVRPVHFWFATGGAGFCISRGLALKMSPWASGGHFINTAEKIRLPDDCTIGYIIEAILGVKLIRSNLFHSHLENLQQVMRADIPNQVTLSYGTFENKRNAINLKGDFSIEQDPSRFRSIHCLLYPDTPWCPRNVTY; from the exons ATGCCGAGACTCTGCTCCAGGAAGGTGTTTCTCTGGCTGTTAGCTGCAGTTTTCACCTGCCTATTGTTACTGCTCCTGCCGGACCAGGGACAGGGCCAAGCCGGCCAGCGGAGACTGGAGCTCCGGAGCCGCTCTCTGCAGAGCTGGGAGAGCCCCTGGCCGGAGGAAGAGGACGCCGAGGAGGTTACAGCCGCAGCTCCGGAGCCGCCGGCTCACAGCTTTAGGGGgtatttcagtgagctgagccgGGCCAGGGGCTCCGGGAGGAGGCTGGCCTCGCCACTAGAGCCGGCTGCCACTCCGCAACCGTTCCGGGACGATGTCAGTGCGGGAGACCTGTTCATCGCCGTGAAAACTACGAAGAAATTCCACCGGGCACGGCTGGAGCTGCTGCTGGAGACCTGGATCTCCCGGAGCCGGGAACAG ACGTATATTTTCACTGACGGGGAAGACGAGGAATTGAAGAGGAAGACAG CAGGCCACCTGGTGAATACAAACTGCTCAGCTGCTCACAGCCGACAAGCACTTTCCTGCAAGATGGCAGTCGAATATGACAAGTTTATCGAATCAGGGAAGAA ATGGTTCTGCCATGTTGATGATGATAACTATGTGAACACCCAAACCCTGGTGAAGCTCCTTGCACAATACCCCCACACACAGGATAtttacattgggaaaccaagcctGGATCGTCCCATTGAGGCTACGGAGAGGATTAGTGATAATAAAGTG CGTCCAGTGCATTTCTGGTTTGCCACTGGTGGAGCTGGATTCTGTATCAGCCGAGGGCTGGCACTCAAGATGAGTCCGTGGGCAAG TGGAGGTCACTTCATTAACACTGCAGAGAAAATCCGTCTTCCTGATGACTGCACCATAGGGTATATTATTGAGGCCATTCTGGGAGTGAAACTGATTCGGAGTAACCTGTTCCACTCTCATTTGGAGAACCTGCAACAAGTAATGAGAGCTGACATTCCAAACCAG GTTACATTGAGCTATGGCACATTTGAGAATAAAAGGAATGCCATTAATCTGAAAGGGGACTTTTCCATTGAGCAGGATCCTTCTCG GTTTCGCTCAATTCATTGCCTCCTGTATCCTGATACCCCATGGTGTCCTCGCAATGTTACTTATTAA
- the lfng gene encoding beta-1,3-N-acetylglucosaminyltransferase lunatic fringe isoform X1: MPRLCSRKVFLWLLAAVFTCLLLLLLPDQGQGQAGQRRLELRSRSLQSWESPWPEEEDAEEVTAAAPEPPAHSFRGYFSELSRARGSGRRLASPLEPAATPQPFRDDVSAGDLFIAVKTTKKFHRARLELLLETWISRSREQTYIFTDGEDEELKRKTAAGHLVNTNCSAAHSRQALSCKMAVEYDKFIESGKKWFCHVDDDNYVNTQTLVKLLAQYPHTQDIYIGKPSLDRPIEATERISDNKVRPVHFWFATGGAGFCISRGLALKMSPWASGGHFINTAEKIRLPDDCTIGYIIEAILGVKLIRSNLFHSHLENLQQVMRADIPNQFVFQVTLSYGTFENKRNAINLKGDFSIEQDPSRFRSIHCLLYPDTPWCPRNVTY, encoded by the exons ATGCCGAGACTCTGCTCCAGGAAGGTGTTTCTCTGGCTGTTAGCTGCAGTTTTCACCTGCCTATTGTTACTGCTCCTGCCGGACCAGGGACAGGGCCAAGCCGGCCAGCGGAGACTGGAGCTCCGGAGCCGCTCTCTGCAGAGCTGGGAGAGCCCCTGGCCGGAGGAAGAGGACGCCGAGGAGGTTACAGCCGCAGCTCCGGAGCCGCCGGCTCACAGCTTTAGGGGgtatttcagtgagctgagccgGGCCAGGGGCTCCGGGAGGAGGCTGGCCTCGCCACTAGAGCCGGCTGCCACTCCGCAACCGTTCCGGGACGATGTCAGTGCGGGAGACCTGTTCATCGCCGTGAAAACTACGAAGAAATTCCACCGGGCACGGCTGGAGCTGCTGCTGGAGACCTGGATCTCCCGGAGCCGGGAACAG ACGTATATTTTCACTGACGGGGAAGACGAGGAATTGAAGAGGAAGACAG CAGCAGGCCACCTGGTGAATACAAACTGCTCAGCTGCTCACAGCCGACAAGCACTTTCCTGCAAGATGGCAGTCGAATATGACAAGTTTATCGAATCAGGGAAGAA ATGGTTCTGCCATGTTGATGATGATAACTATGTGAACACCCAAACCCTGGTGAAGCTCCTTGCACAATACCCCCACACACAGGATAtttacattgggaaaccaagcctGGATCGTCCCATTGAGGCTACGGAGAGGATTAGTGATAATAAAGTG CGTCCAGTGCATTTCTGGTTTGCCACTGGTGGAGCTGGATTCTGTATCAGCCGAGGGCTGGCACTCAAGATGAGTCCGTGGGCAAG TGGAGGTCACTTCATTAACACTGCAGAGAAAATCCGTCTTCCTGATGACTGCACCATAGGGTATATTATTGAGGCCATTCTGGGAGTGAAACTGATTCGGAGTAACCTGTTCCACTCTCATTTGGAGAACCTGCAACAAGTAATGAGAGCTGACATTCCAAACCAG TTTGTATTTCAGGTTACATTGAGCTATGGCACATTTGAGAATAAAAGGAATGCCATTAATCTGAAAGGGGACTTTTCCATTGAGCAGGATCCTTCTCG GTTTCGCTCAATTCATTGCCTCCTGTATCCTGATACCCCATGGTGTCCTCGCAATGTTACTTATTAA